A stretch of DNA from Methanobrevibacter gottschalkii DSM 11977:
CCCATACTATCACTTAAAATATCATTTATAGCAACTAATTAATAGTTATTTTTATTTTAACTATTCAAATAAATTCAGTTTATCATCAATATCATGTTGGAAACATAGCACAGGATAATTTTATATAATTAAAATAATAAAATATTATATTAATTATTATATACAGGTTGTAATAGCTATGGCCAATATAAATAATACATCATCCTACATGGATGAAGACAAAAAGCAAATTATCAAAGAGTCCAACTATACCTTTAGAGATGCTCTTGAAGTTTCATCTTATCTCATTGAAGTAGGCAAGTTCGAAAGATTCTATAAAGAAATGCAAATCCACGATCTTCAAAAGGAACTTGACGAAATGGATGACGGAGAATAACTTCAAAAAATATATCTCTCGTATATAACTCTTAAAAGAAAACTATTTTTCATAAGCAAAAGTAATATTTATTATTACTTTTATATTTTTTTTATAATAAAATATTATATATAAAACATAATAAATATATGTATTATGTTACTTGAAAAAACCAACATCAGCGCAAGAGTGGATATTACACTCAAAAAGATTGTCGAAGATTCAACCTTCACCCACAAGGACGCATATGAACTGGGAGCAAAACTGATAGCTATGGGAAATGCTGAAGAGACAATTGTACTAATAAACACCAATCCTGATTTTGAAAGAATCATGAAACAAACTGAATACAGTTTAATCGAAGCAAGGAAACTGGAACTTGAAAGAGAGTTAAGAGTTTTATAGGAGGGAACCTATGGGTCGAGGAAATTCAGATATCATATATTTTTTAGAACAGCATGAACAGGAAATAATAAACTGCTGCAAGAAGGGAATGAGCAACAATGAAGTCATTGAACTATTAAAAACAAAATATGGTCGTGATGTAGCAGATATTACTTATAGAAAATTCAAGGCGGGTTTAAATCTAACAAAGAGTGATTTCCTGGAAACATTGTTGGATGAGATAATGGTCATGAAGACATCTGGTGCAACAGATGCAAATGTCAGGCGATGGCTGGAAGAGGAACATGAAATCGAAGTGAGCAGATCCACATTCTCAAGATTCAAAAAGAAATATCACATAACAGATAAAGAAAAAGACCCAAGGGCAAGAGATAAAGATTCATTAACAAATAGGGCAATCACTCAAGGCCAAATTATAGACAATGAAGTTCACACAGACAATATCGACTTAGCTATTGATACAATACTTC
This window harbors:
- a CDS encoding COG3415 family protein, giving the protein MGRGNSDIIYFLEQHEQEIINCCKKGMSNNEVIELLKTKYGRDVADITYRKFKAGLNLTKSDFLETLLDEIMVMKTSGATDANVRRWLEEEHEIEVSRSTFSRFKKKYHITDKEKDPRARDKDSLTNRAITQGQIIDNEVHTDNIDLAIDTILQQQVTDIKTGLDNLDKITKNAVGIEIDFAKLDQEVRYNANEKSLARYLIDLTELKIRYLELSVKAFEAKNRLFKDEMDRLFKNRVLELEDKKIEISQKDIMNEIEILAKQIDDNNVQ